CACGCTGGGCGCGCAGGCGGCGCAGCTGGGCACGGCGTTCCTGGCGTGCGAGGAGTCCGGCACCACGCCCGAGCACCGCGCCGTGCTCTTCAGCGAGGAGGCGCAGCACACCACGCTGACGCGCGCCTTCTCCGGGCGGCTGGCGCGCGGCGTGCGCAACCGCTGGAGCGAGGCCATGGCCCCGCGTGCCGCACAGCTGCCGCCCTTCCCCATCCAGGGCTGGTTCCTGTCGAAGCTGAGGCCCGCCGCCGTCAGGGCGGGACGCACGGACCTGGTGTCCCTGTGGAGCGGGCAGATTGCCCCCAACCTGCGTCACCGCACCGCGCCGGAGCTGATGGAGTCGCTGGTGCGCGAGCTGGCGGACGCGCCGGGCTCCAGCCAGCGATGAGCTAGAGGCCCAGTCCCCGCCGGATGGCCTTCACCACCTCGGGCGGCGGGGGTGTCACGTCCACGATGAGCGCGTGCAGGGGCGGCTCCAACGTGGCGAGCTGGCTGTCCAGCAGCGACGGCGGCATGAAGTGGCCCTGGCGCTGCGACAGCCGGTGGGCCAGCACCTCGCGCGGCGCGTCCAGGTACACGAAGCGCACGCGCTCCGGGTCCACCGCCAGCCTGTCCCGGTAGGCCTTCTTCAGCGCGGAGTTCGCCAGCACCAGGTCCTCGCCCCGCGCCAGCGCGTCCGCCATCACCTGCCGGATGGCCGCCAGCCATGGCCACCGGTCCTCGTCCGTCAGCGGCACGCCCGCGGCCATCTTCTCCACGTTGGCCTTCGGGTGCAGGTCGTCCGCGTCCACGAAGCGCCAGCCCAGCGCCTCCGCCAGCGCGCGGCCCACCGTCGTCTTCCCCGCTCCGGAGACCCCCATCACGATGACGACCATCCCGCGTGTCCTCCCAGGCCCGTGTGAGCGGCCCATCGTGCGGCCCGAGGCCCCCCTCGCGCCACTGCCTTGGACGCCAAATGCCCACCTCACCACGTCCTGTGAATGTCAGACCCCACGGGTACTCTTCCTTTCGTCGCCGCGACAGACGCGGCACGACGGAGGGGGAAGTACATGGCGGACATCGCGGACGGTGAGCAGCTCGCTCTCCAGGGCTCCGGCTCCAAGCCCTACATCTTGAAGAACACCGGCGGCGTGTACTCGTGCTCGTGCCCCGCCTGGCGCAACCAGTCCATCGCCATCGAGCGCCGCACCTGCAAGCACCTGCGCAAGGTGCGCGGTGACGCCGCCGAGGATGCCCGCGTCGGAGCCGCTGCCTCCGGCACCCCCGCCGCCGCGCCCGCCCGCGCGAAGAAGAGCGCCGCCGCGGCCGACGGCGCAGACGCCTCGGAGCCCGCCGAGAAGGCCCCGCCGCTGCTGCTGGCGCACTCGTGGGAGACGGACGTCGACCTGACGGACTGGTGGATGAGCGAGAAGCTCGACGGCGTGCGCGCGTACTGGGACGGCAAGCGCTTCTGGTCTCGACTGGGCAACGAGTTCTTCGCGCCCGCGTGGTTCACCGCGGGGCTGCCGGACTTCCCGCTCGACGGCGAGCTGTTCGGCGGGCGCAAGCGCTTCCAGCGCACGGTGAGCGTCGTGCGCCGGCAGGACCGGAGCGACGACTGGAAGGAGCTGGTGTTCGTCGCCTTCGACGCCCCTTCCGTGGACGGCACCTTCGAGCAGCGCCTGGAGCACTGCCGCAACTGGATGGAGAAGGCGAAGCCCGCGTACGCGCGCTGGCACGAGCACGCGCGCTGCCAGGGCACGCCGCACCTGCGCCAGGAGCTGGAGCGCGTGGAGGGGCTGGGCGGCGAGGGGCTCATGCTGCGCAAGCCGGGCTCGCGCTACGAGGCGGGGCGCTCGCACACGCTGCTGAAGGTGAAGAGCTTCAAGGACGACGAGGCGCGCGTGGTGGGCCACGTGCCCGGCGCGGGCCGGCACAAGGGCCGCCTGGGCGCGCTGGAGGTGGAGCTGCGCAATGGCACGCGCTTCAGCGTGGGCACCGGCCTGTCCGACGCCGAGCGCGAGTCCCCGCCCGCCGTGGGCACCGTCATCACCTTCCGCTACCAGGAGCTGTCCGACGACGGCGTGCCCCGCTTCCCGTCGTACGTGGGCGTTCGCATCGACGCGCCCCCCTTCGCCGCGACGGAGAAGCCGAAGGCCCGCGCCAAGGCCTGACACACACACCGTGGGAGCGTGAAGAGGCGTCGCGGGGGACCCGCCTCCCCCGAGCGCCAGTCGCGGTCCGCTGGTCGACGGAGCCTGCGCGCAGTGCCCGCTGGCGGAAGGCAGACAGGTTCAGCGAGCACTCGTGCCCGTGAAAGCGATGGACGAAACGCCACCGGGTCGCTTTCGCGAATTCTCGCGCGCTGGTGAAGCGGCCGCGCGCCTGTGTGAGCTAGCCGTCATCGCAACGGTGCGAACCGGCGTCTCATACCGGGGGCCCTCGTTCCCGAAAGGCTTGCGCGGTCTACAGACAGACGATGCAACGTCCTTGCAGATGCCAGGGAATCCCCGTCCTGGTGTCTCCTTGAGGGGACCATGCACTGCGAGCTCTGTCTGTCCGAACATCCCGAGGACGTACTGTGTGGAGACCCGCACTGGACGCAGGTGAGCCTGTCCACCGGTGCGCCGGAGAGCCAGCCGGTGGACCTCACCGGCCAGACGCTGGGCCACTACCGCCTGGTGCGCCGGCTGGGCGCGGGCGGCATGGGCACGGTGTACCTGGGAGAGCAGACGCTCATCGGCGCGCGGGTGGCGGTGAAGGTGCTGCACCCGCACCTGGGCCATGACGAGAGCCTGCGCGCGCGCTTCTACGCGGAGGCGCGCACCGTCAACGTCGTGGGCCACCCGCACATCGTCCACATCTTCGACATCAGCGAGGCGCCCGGCGGCATCCACTACTTCGTCATGGAGTACCTGGAGGGCGTGCCGCTGTCGCGCCTGCCCCGGCCCATGGACCCGGCGCAGCTGGTGCTGCTGCTGGCGCAGGCGTGTGACGCGCTGGACGCGGCGCACCGCTGCGGGGTGGTGCACCGCGACTTGAAGCCGGACAACCTCTTCGTGGTGCGGCGCGCGGGCGAGGCGCCGTCGCTGCGGGTGCTGGACTTCGGCGTGGCGAAGGCGCGCCGGCCCCGCTCCGAGGACGACACCGCGGCGGGCATCGTCCTGGGCACGCCGGCGTACATGGCGCCGGAGCAGTGGGCGGGCCAGCCGGTGGACGGGCGCGCGGACATCTATGCGCTGGCGGTGACGGCCTACTACCTGGCCACCGGGCAGCTGCCCTTCGAGCGGGGGCAGATGGCGGAGCTGGCGCT
This DNA window, taken from Pyxidicoccus xibeiensis, encodes the following:
- a CDS encoding gluconokinase, with product MVVIVMGVSGAGKTTVGRALAEALGWRFVDADDLHPKANVEKMAAGVPLTDEDRWPWLAAIRQVMADALARGEDLVLANSALKKAYRDRLAVDPERVRFVYLDAPREVLAHRLSQRQGHFMPPSLLDSQLATLEPPLHALIVDVTPPPPEVVKAIRRGLGL
- a CDS encoding DNA ligase; this translates as MADIADGEQLALQGSGSKPYILKNTGGVYSCSCPAWRNQSIAIERRTCKHLRKVRGDAAEDARVGAAASGTPAAAPARAKKSAAAADGADASEPAEKAPPLLLAHSWETDVDLTDWWMSEKLDGVRAYWDGKRFWSRLGNEFFAPAWFTAGLPDFPLDGELFGGRKRFQRTVSVVRRQDRSDDWKELVFVAFDAPSVDGTFEQRLEHCRNWMEKAKPAYARWHEHARCQGTPHLRQELERVEGLGGEGLMLRKPGSRYEAGRSHTLLKVKSFKDDEARVVGHVPGAGRHKGRLGALEVELRNGTRFSVGTGLSDAERESPPAVGTVITFRYQELSDDGVPRFPSYVGVRIDAPPFAATEKPKARAKA
- a CDS encoding protein kinase domain-containing protein, which codes for MHCELCLSEHPEDVLCGDPHWTQVSLSTGAPESQPVDLTGQTLGHYRLVRRLGAGGMGTVYLGEQTLIGARVAVKVLHPHLGHDESLRARFYAEARTVNVVGHPHIVHIFDISEAPGGIHYFVMEYLEGVPLSRLPRPMDPAQLVLLLAQACDALDAAHRCGVVHRDLKPDNLFVVRRAGEAPSLRVLDFGVAKARRPRSEDDTAAGIVLGTPAYMAPEQWAGQPVDGRADIYALAVTAYYLATGQLPFERGQMAELALSSGPVPGPMPAHMLAPSVPPALSDVLLRALARRCEDRYPGALDFKAALLAATAPPVEPRLPAEEPPRSHTPVPSSQVVLDEEGPAVEPSSVTPPLTWVAVVRRRSGADTVEVRCTELSKGGLFMCCAEPFPRLFTRLEFSLLLAGEEIACAGEVVRHVDSAQARAWSMSPGVGVQFINPTARLRELIHRVQPSRVATPAPPGTTPAAHP